A genomic region of Xanthomonas campestris pv. phormiicola contains the following coding sequences:
- a CDS encoding SUF system Fe-S cluster assembly regulator, with translation MLRVTKLTDYATVVLTVLAARPGEVLSATELAEQSGLEPPTVSKLLKPLAQAGLVEGLRGVHGGYRLARPADAITLIQIVEAMEGPLAITECSQDHSQCGIAQKCGVRSNWRLINDVVADALRGVTLAQMLHPLPSSGETKRRPIAVRFATT, from the coding sequence ATGCTCCGCGTCACCAAGTTGACCGATTACGCCACCGTCGTGCTGACCGTGCTTGCCGCGCGTCCCGGCGAGGTGCTGAGCGCGACCGAACTGGCCGAGCAGTCCGGGCTGGAGCCGCCCACCGTCAGCAAGCTGCTCAAGCCGCTGGCCCAGGCCGGGCTGGTCGAAGGCCTGCGCGGCGTGCACGGCGGCTACCGGCTGGCGCGCCCGGCCGACGCCATCACCCTGATCCAGATCGTCGAGGCGATGGAAGGCCCGCTGGCGATCACCGAATGCAGCCAGGACCACAGCCAGTGCGGCATCGCGCAGAAATGCGGCGTGCGCTCCAACTGGCGGCTGATCAACGACGTGGTCGCCGACGCGCTGCGCGGCGTGACCCTGGCGCAGATGCTGCACCCGCTCCCCTCTTCCGGCGAAACCAAGCGGCGACCGATCGCCGTGCGGTTCGCGACCACCTGA
- a CDS encoding SET domain-containing protein-lysine N-methyltransferase, whose product MPRKIAARKSRIHGNGVFAVLPLKKGERVIEYKGRRRTHAEVDRDEAGDVETGHTFLFTLSDDYVIDANYEGNDARWINHSCAPNCEAVILEAEGDDRRQDKVVIEALRAIKPGEELTYNYGITLGERHTPRLKKIWECRCGSKNCTGTMLQPKR is encoded by the coding sequence ATGCCCCGCAAGATCGCCGCCCGCAAGTCCCGTATCCATGGCAATGGCGTGTTCGCCGTGCTGCCGCTCAAGAAAGGCGAGCGGGTCATCGAGTACAAGGGGCGCCGCCGCACCCATGCCGAAGTGGACCGCGACGAGGCCGGCGATGTCGAGACCGGGCACACCTTCCTGTTCACGCTCAGCGACGACTACGTGATCGACGCCAACTACGAGGGCAACGACGCGCGCTGGATCAACCACAGCTGCGCGCCGAACTGCGAGGCGGTGATCCTCGAGGCCGAGGGCGACGACCGGCGCCAGGACAAGGTGGTGATCGAGGCGCTGCGTGCGATCAAGCCGGGCGAAGAGCTGACCTACAACTACGGCATCACCCTGGGCGAACGGCATACGCCGCGGCTGAAGAAGATCTGGGAATGCCGCTGCGGATCCAAGAACTGCACCGGGACCATGCTGCAGCCCAAGCGCTGA
- a CDS encoding type 1 glutamine amidotransferase, giving the protein MSTASSLSGKRVAVLATDGFEQSELQEPRRLLESWGAQVDVIAPGDGSSIRGWNKKDWGDSVPVDKRLDQANAGDYDALVLPGGVINPDNLRTEASAIRFIQSFAGAGKPVAAICHGPWLLAESGLVRDRQVTSWPSVKTDLSNAGGRWQDAEVVVDGNLITSRKPDDIPAFAAAVAKALG; this is encoded by the coding sequence ATGAGCACAGCATCTTCCCTGTCCGGCAAGCGCGTCGCGGTCCTGGCCACCGACGGGTTCGAGCAGTCCGAATTGCAGGAACCCAGGCGCCTGCTGGAATCGTGGGGCGCGCAGGTCGATGTGATCGCGCCCGGCGACGGCTCCAGCATCCGCGGCTGGAACAAGAAGGACTGGGGCGACAGCGTGCCGGTCGACAAGCGCCTGGACCAGGCCAATGCCGGCGACTACGACGCGCTGGTGCTGCCGGGCGGAGTGATCAATCCGGACAACCTGCGCACCGAAGCCTCCGCGATCCGCTTCATCCAGTCCTTCGCCGGCGCCGGCAAGCCGGTCGCGGCGATCTGCCACGGCCCCTGGCTGCTGGCCGAAAGCGGTCTGGTGCGCGACAGGCAGGTGACCTCGTGGCCGTCGGTGAAGACCGACCTGAGCAATGCCGGCGGGCGCTGGCAGGATGCGGAAGTGGTGGTGGACGGCAACCTGATCACCAGCCGCAAGCCGGACGATATTCCCGCGTTCGCCGCAGCGGTGGCCAAGGCGCTGGGCTGA
- a CDS encoding DUF1439 domain-containing protein has protein sequence MKLRLPTLRAAALLTLAAASQLQAAPMIQGKQVSVGAADVQQYLDGSFPQTHKALGGLVRMTIRDPKLSLPPGDRLKMQFDLSMATGGGAPTPLGTVLLTSGLRYEQQTQGFHLQSPTIDDFRPAANGGKLDANTRELLNVWLGDYARKEPIYKLDPALGAVMGNVQIESAAVENGKLVVHFNQDIGKLVPAGALSGQ, from the coding sequence ATGAAGCTCCGCCTGCCGACCTTGCGCGCTGCCGCGCTGCTGACCCTCGCCGCTGCGTCCCAGCTGCAGGCCGCGCCGATGATCCAGGGCAAGCAGGTCAGCGTCGGCGCCGCCGATGTGCAGCAGTATCTGGACGGCAGCTTCCCGCAGACGCACAAGGCGCTCGGCGGGCTGGTCAGGATGACCATCCGCGATCCCAAGCTGTCGCTGCCGCCGGGCGACCGGCTGAAGATGCAGTTCGACCTGAGCATGGCCACCGGCGGCGGCGCGCCCACCCCGCTGGGCACGGTGCTGCTGACCAGCGGGCTGCGCTACGAACAGCAGACCCAGGGCTTCCACCTGCAATCGCCGACCATCGACGATTTCCGCCCGGCCGCCAACGGCGGCAAGCTCGACGCCAACACCCGCGAGTTGCTCAACGTCTGGCTGGGCGACTACGCGCGCAAGGAACCGATCTACAAGCTGGATCCGGCGCTGGGCGCGGTGATGGGCAATGTGCAGATCGAATCGGCGGCGGTGGAGAACGGCAAGCTGGTGGTGCACTTCAACCAGGACATCGGCAAGCTGGTGCCGGCCGGTGCGCTGTCGGGACAGTGA
- a CDS encoding DUF3861 domain-containing protein, producing the protein MTASQRYRITVTPIEADGLQCQGRCTIEFEARCRQDWMRLLEAAQRHPGLHGDERAALTIGTQLLRGLSERSDGEAQALLAPLRPALDAILARLAPTAA; encoded by the coding sequence ATGACCGCTTCCCAACGCTACCGCATCACCGTCACGCCGATCGAGGCCGACGGGCTGCAATGCCAAGGCCGCTGCACCATCGAATTCGAGGCGCGCTGCCGGCAGGACTGGATGCGCCTGCTCGAAGCGGCGCAGCGCCATCCCGGCCTGCACGGCGACGAGCGTGCCGCGCTGACCATCGGCACGCAACTGCTGCGCGGACTCAGCGAGCGCAGCGACGGCGAGGCGCAGGCGTTGCTGGCGCCGCTGCGCCCGGCGCTGGATGCGATCCTGGCGCGGCTGGCACCGACCGCCGCGTGA
- a CDS encoding M23 family metallopeptidase, whose amino-acid sequence MPAAAASPARTLRRWLLRLAALACTALALAWAWQQPWALRARVGWQLARQPPPTALRMPVQGVDPHRVAATFGAPRGRDRQHAGVDIFAKRGTPVLSATRGIVVAVAERGLGGRQVWVMGPARQRHYYAHLQEWAPGLQVGDLVEAGDPLGTVGDSGNARGTPPHLHYGVYAQGGAYDPLPLLRAAR is encoded by the coding sequence ATGCCGGCGGCGGCGGCCTCGCCTGCGCGGACGCTGCGCCGCTGGCTGCTGCGCTTGGCGGCACTGGCCTGCACGGCGCTCGCGCTGGCCTGGGCCTGGCAACAACCGTGGGCGCTGCGCGCGCGGGTCGGCTGGCAACTGGCGCGACAGCCGCCGCCGACCGCGCTGCGCATGCCGGTGCAAGGCGTGGACCCGCACCGCGTCGCGGCCACCTTCGGCGCGCCGCGCGGTCGCGATCGCCAGCACGCCGGCGTGGACATCTTCGCCAAGCGCGGCACGCCGGTGCTGTCTGCCACGCGCGGCATCGTGGTCGCCGTCGCCGAGCGCGGCCTCGGTGGCCGCCAGGTGTGGGTCATGGGTCCGGCCAGGCAACGCCATTACTACGCGCATCTGCAGGAGTGGGCGCCGGGCCTGCAGGTCGGCGACCTGGTCGAGGCCGGCGATCCGCTCGGCACGGTCGGCGACAGCGGCAACGCGCGCGGCACGCCACCGCACCTGCATTACGGCGTCTATGCCCAGGGCGGCGCCTACGATCCACTGCCGCTGCTGCGCGCGGCGCGCTGA
- a CDS encoding tellurite resistance TerB family protein, whose amino-acid sequence MKLQGFLDQLLQSAQGAAGQAMAKTGTSASTGSPARSGGLGGMLNADFGKGALSGGALGLLLGKNRTTRKLATYGGLAALGVMAYRAYGDYKRQQLGAAAPEEPRTLDRLPPLEVEQHSQAILRALVAAAKADGHLDTRERELIEGEFTRLHGDEEVQRWLHAELEKPLDPADVAKAATTPEIASEMYLASLLAADEQSFMERSYLDELARQLGIDEALKQQLQKQAGTQTG is encoded by the coding sequence ATGAAGCTACAGGGCTTTCTCGACCAACTGCTGCAATCGGCGCAGGGCGCCGCCGGCCAGGCCATGGCCAAGACCGGCACGTCCGCCTCCACCGGATCGCCCGCCAGGAGTGGCGGCCTCGGCGGCATGCTCAACGCCGACTTCGGCAAGGGCGCCCTGAGCGGCGGCGCGCTCGGCCTGCTGCTGGGCAAGAACCGCACCACGCGCAAGCTGGCGACCTATGGCGGCCTGGCCGCGCTCGGGGTGATGGCCTACCGCGCCTACGGCGACTACAAGCGCCAGCAACTCGGTGCCGCCGCGCCGGAGGAACCGCGGACCCTGGACCGATTGCCGCCGCTGGAAGTGGAACAGCACAGCCAGGCGATCCTGCGCGCGCTGGTCGCCGCGGCCAAGGCCGACGGCCATCTCGACACCCGCGAACGCGAACTGATCGAAGGCGAGTTCACCCGCCTGCATGGCGACGAGGAAGTGCAGCGCTGGCTGCATGCGGAGCTGGAGAAGCCGCTGGATCCGGCCGACGTGGCGAAGGCCGCGACGACGCCGGAAATCGCCTCGGAGATGTATCTGGCCAGCCTGCTCGCCGCCGACGAGCAGAGCTTCATGGAACGCAGCTACCTGGACGAGCTGGCGCGCCAGCTCGGCATCGACGAGGCGCTGAAGCAGCAGTTGCAGAAGCAGGCCGGCACGCAGACGGGCTGA
- a CDS encoding HU family DNA-binding protein, whose amino-acid sequence MAKTAKKAAPKKAAKKVATKTAAKPAAPKPIKEALSKSALVAHIVEASGVVAKDVRAVMASLEHAVAGSVSKKGAGSFTLPGLLKITAVSVPAKPKRKGINPFTKEEQWFAAKPATTKLKVRPLKKLKDAAL is encoded by the coding sequence ATGGCAAAGACCGCGAAAAAGGCTGCCCCGAAAAAGGCAGCGAAGAAAGTAGCCACCAAGACCGCCGCCAAGCCGGCCGCTCCCAAGCCGATCAAGGAAGCGCTGAGCAAGTCCGCGCTGGTCGCCCACATCGTCGAAGCCAGCGGCGTCGTCGCCAAGGACGTGCGCGCGGTGATGGCCTCGCTCGAGCACGCCGTGGCCGGCTCGGTCAGCAAGAAGGGCGCCGGTTCGTTCACCCTGCCGGGCCTGCTCAAGATCACCGCCGTCAGCGTGCCGGCCAAGCCGAAGCGCAAGGGCATCAACCCGTTCACCAAGGAAGAGCAGTGGTTCGCCGCCAAGCCGGCCACCACCAAGCTGAAGGTGCGCCCGCTGAAGAAGCTCAAGGACGCCGCGCTCTGA
- a CDS encoding OsmC family protein, protein MGISRHATAHWEGDLKNGKGQLSTPQSGLLENTRYAFSSRFGDEKGTNPEELIAAAHAGCFTMALSAKLSEAGFPPTALDTRAEVDLSMEGGPQLSQIRLKVKAVVPNIEAAQFRALADDAKQNCPVSKALSAVPISLEAELG, encoded by the coding sequence ATGGGCATTTCGCGTCACGCCACCGCGCACTGGGAAGGCGATCTCAAGAATGGCAAGGGCCAGCTGAGCACGCCGCAGAGCGGATTGCTGGAAAACACCCGCTATGCCTTCAGCAGCCGCTTCGGCGACGAGAAGGGCACCAACCCGGAAGAGCTGATCGCCGCCGCGCATGCCGGCTGCTTCACCATGGCGCTGTCGGCCAAGCTCAGCGAGGCGGGTTTCCCGCCGACCGCGCTGGACACGCGCGCCGAGGTCGACCTGTCGATGGAAGGCGGTCCGCAGCTGTCGCAGATCCGGCTCAAGGTCAAGGCCGTGGTCCCGAACATCGAGGCCGCGCAGTTCCGCGCGCTGGCCGACGACGCCAAGCAGAACTGTCCGGTGTCCAAGGCACTGAGCGCGGTGCCGATCAGCCTGGAAGCGGAGCTGGGCTGA
- a CDS encoding glycine zipper 2TM domain-containing protein produces MNKLSTRLLTAALAVGVVGSAAAQDYGRYDDYRDRGYPSSGSYEYARVVRADPILVHVRGPRETTERCYERPASGGYVENGYGGGYYNGSDGYRGTDGGRSAATVVGGIAGALLGSRVGGGSGRFVGTAVGTMVGGLAGRSIYDSNARTTVRTGSVSVCEPVAYRNDSYDRVDGYDVTYEYGGRYYHTRSAQPPGDRIRVRVDVLPD; encoded by the coding sequence ATGAACAAGCTCTCGACCCGTCTTCTGACCGCCGCGCTCGCCGTGGGCGTGGTCGGTTCCGCCGCTGCGCAGGACTACGGCCGCTACGACGACTATCGCGACCGCGGCTACCCGAGCAGCGGCAGCTACGAGTACGCGCGTGTGGTCCGCGCCGATCCGATCCTGGTGCACGTGCGCGGCCCGCGCGAGACCACCGAGCGCTGCTACGAACGTCCGGCCTCCGGCGGATATGTGGAGAACGGCTACGGCGGCGGCTACTACAACGGCAGCGACGGCTACCGCGGCACCGATGGCGGACGCAGCGCGGCCACGGTGGTCGGCGGCATCGCCGGTGCGCTGCTGGGCAGCCGCGTCGGCGGCGGCAGCGGGCGCTTCGTCGGCACCGCGGTCGGCACCATGGTCGGCGGCCTGGCCGGGCGCTCGATCTACGACAGCAATGCGCGGACCACGGTGCGGACCGGCTCGGTCAGCGTCTGCGAACCGGTCGCCTACCGCAACGACAGCTACGACCGGGTGGACGGCTACGACGTGACCTACGAGTACGGCGGCCGCTATTACCACACCCGCAGCGCGCAGCCGCCGGGCGACCGCATCCGCGTCCGAGTGGACGTGCTGCCCGACTGA